A window of Cryptomeria japonica chromosome 3, Sugi_1.0, whole genome shotgun sequence contains these coding sequences:
- the LOC131035988 gene encoding WRKY transcription factor 28-like, which translates to MAATRFSDEKAVGYEGCEIFEQHESGESHSFSNFKRLRSRDEDGIYEFQSKRMKNVEEKSSQTQKVIIQVKSGELLDDGYKWRKCYYKCSDKKCGVKKLVERKPFEDETLVITYE; encoded by the exons ATGGCAGCCACTAGATTTTCTGACG AGAAAGCTGTAGGATATGAAGGCTGTGAGATTTTTGAGCAGCATGAATCGGGAGAGTCGCATAGTTTTAGTAACTTCAAGAGACTAAGAAGTCGCGATGAAGACGGGATATATGAATTCCAGAGTAAACG CATGAAAAATGTTGAGGAGAAATCAAGCCAGACGCAGAAAGTTATAATTCAAGTGAAAAGTGGAGAACTTTTGGACGACGGATACAAATGGAGAAA GTGTTATTATAAATGCTCAGACAAGAAATGTGGTGTGAAGAAACTGGTGGAGCGAAAGCCTTTTGAGGATGAAACTCTGGTTATAACTTACGAATGA